A genomic window from Candidatus Pelagisphaera phototrophica includes:
- a CDS encoding VPDSG-CTERM sorting domain-containing protein yields MSFTNLQLTDTSFSVVISGNVPDTLPYQSRKLIHITNPNYAANPGFVIGSVGTAASSFSFSGSQIIQGFNLVVEEEANFIYIGFEEVLTVGSALSGTLTGSWSSTAFDPSAVTSLNFYWGQAFVLEGDAPGNSGTFLGSASLSAVPDLGSASLSAVPDLGSASLSAVPDTGSTAALLGVGVAALAFARRRLG; encoded by the coding sequence GTGTCTTTCACCAACTTGCAGTTAACCGATACGAGTTTCTCGGTGGTTATATCGGGGAATGTACCGGATACTCTACCTTACCAAAGTCGAAAACTTATTCATATCACTAATCCTAACTACGCGGCTAACCCCGGTTTTGTGATCGGTTCTGTTGGTACGGCGGCTAGCTCGTTTAGTTTCTCTGGCTCTCAGATTATACAGGGTTTTAATTTGGTTGTTGAAGAAGAAGCTAATTTTATCTACATCGGCTTTGAGGAGGTGTTGACTGTTGGCAGTGCTTTGAGCGGGACTTTGACTGGTAGTTGGTCAAGCACAGCTTTTGATCCGAGTGCAGTCACTTCCCTCAATTTTTATTGGGGACAGGCTTTTGTTCTCGAGGGTGACGCCCCCGGTAACTCCGGCACTTTCCTCGGCTCTGCATCATTGTCCGCGGTCCCCGACCTCGGCTCTGCATCATTGTCCGCGGTCCCCGACCTCGGCTCTGCATCATTGTCCGCGGTCCCCGACACAGGGTCCACAGCAGCTCTTCTAGGAGTGGGTGTAGCGGCTCTAGCCTTTGCTAGGCGCAGACTGGGATAG